One window of Cydia pomonella isolate Wapato2018A chromosome 5, ilCydPomo1, whole genome shotgun sequence genomic DNA carries:
- the LOC133518337 gene encoding uncharacterized protein LOC133518337: MITCCCMLLLLVTLVTGASSDCDACVAGRCHFRKPIFTGFPVTDQLAIDRTENILYLQLYENQNIAIFLDDLQIRLVNVMRTSGRAFDQQSRVLYLGTKEVNDTFYKYDIVSNKTEAISIEDHDRKPDFMFYGYNRLHFIDKNRHSMYFYNTAENSVYHYNMLVNNSISHFVFSGKNLLIVSNETLYYYDIDDDGVTEIRNGNYVLSVDKNDNVYLGNSTDRTIYKRDSSTGALDLYAYYNSGLIEDFVFEKNDHVVFREADGSVAQWVPTFPQKLCSVEPPHSGYFIRQMENVDDSCIN, translated from the coding sequence ATGATCACTTGCTGCTGTATGTTGCTGTTGCTTGTCACTCTGGTGACGGGAGCGAGCTCTGACTGCGACGCCTGCGTCGCGGGCCGGTGCCACTTCCGAAAGCCCATCTTCACTGGATTCCCCGTAACGGACCAGCTCGCCATCGACCGCACCGAAAATATCCTGTATCTACAGCTTTATGAAAATCAGAATATTGCCATCTTTCTAGATGACCTGCAAATCAGATTGGTTAACGTGATGAGAACCTCAGGAAGAGCGTTTGACCAGCAATCCAGGgtattatatttaggtactaaAGAAGTTAACGATACATTTTATAAGTATGATATAGTTAGTAATAAAACAGAAGCTATTTCAATAGAGGATCATGACAGAAAACCCGATTTTATGTTTTATGGTTACAATCGCTTGCACTTTATAGATAAAAACAGACatagtatgtacttttataaTACCGCGGAAAACTCAGTTTATCATTATAACATGTTAGTAAATAACTCAATCAGCCATTTTGTTTTTAGTGGGAAGAACCTTTTAATTGTATCTAATGAAACTTTATATTATTACGATATTGATGATGACGGTGTGACTGAAATTAGAAATGGGAACTATGTGCTATCTGTGGACAAAAATGATAATGTATATTTAGGAAATTCAACTGACAGGACAATTTATAAGCGAGATAGTAGCACGGGAGCGTTAGATTTATATGCGTATTATAATTCTGGCTTGATAGAGGACTTTGTGTTTGAAAAAAATGACCATGTAGTATTTCGGGAAGCGGACGGCAGCGTGGCGCAGTGGGTGCCCACTTTCCCCCAGAAGCTTTGCTCCGTCGAACCCCCACACTCTGGCTACTTTATTCGACAAATGGAAAATGTTGACGACTCCTGTATTAACTGA